Proteins encoded within one genomic window of Macaca fascicularis isolate 582-1 chromosome 16, T2T-MFA8v1.1:
- the LOC135967867 gene encoding TBC1 domain family member 3B-like isoform X2, producing the protein MVIVEDADSLRAQERENIIMNYEKGHRAGLPEDMGPEPVGIYNNIDRFGIVHETELPPATAREAKQMRREITRKSKWMEMLGQWETYKNSKKVIDQVYKGIPMNIRGQVWSVLLNIQEVKSKNPRTYKVMKEKGKRSSEHIHQIDVDLSRILRTHIFFRDRYGTKQRELFYILLAYSEYNPEVGYCRDLSHIAALFLLYLPEEDAFWALVQLLARERHSLQGFHSPNGGTVQGLQDHQEHVVPTSQHKTMWHLDKEGLCAQDSSLGWLLQTLNDGISLGLILRLWDVYLLEGEQVLMPMTSIAFKVQRKRLMKTSRSGLWARFRNLFFHTWELDDDSVLKHLRASTKKLTRKQGDLPPPAKPEQGSSAPRPVLTSSGRMTLCKGDRQAPPGPPARFQRPIWLVSPPWAPRSSTSCPGGAVREDTYPVGTQDVPSPVPAQGRPQGSWRFLEWNSMPRLPTDLDVGGPWFPHYDFEQSCWVRTVPQEDQLATCWQAEHPAEGVRLAFTALSHSVDMDFQPCTAPSTDSNQDSSLTARDEQQRAPTSGPCLCHLYLENSHFPPGF; encoded by the exons ATGGTAATCGTAGAGGATGCAGATAGTTTGCGGGCACAGGAGCGAGAGAATATCATCATGAACTATGAGAAG GGACACCGAGCCGGGCTGCCAGAGGACATGGGGCCTGAGCCTGTTGGAATCTACAACAACATTGATCGCTTTGGGATTGTGCA TGAGACagagctgcctcctgccactgcTCGGGAGGCGAAG CAAATGCGGCGGGAGATAACACGAAAGAGCAAGTGGATGGAAATGCTGGGACAGTGGGAGACATACAAGAACAGTAAAAAGGTaat AGATCAAGTATATAAGGGCATTCCCATGAACATCCGGGGCCAAGTGTGGTCAGTCCTGCTGAACATACAGGAAGTCAAGTCGAAAAACCCCAGAACATACAAG GTCATGAAGGAGAAGGGCAAGAGGTCATCTGAACACATCCACCAGATCGATGTGGACTTGAGCAGGATATTAAGGACTCACATCTTCTTCAGGGATCGATACGGAACCAA GCAGCGGGAACTATTCTACATCCTCCTGGCATATTCGGAGTATAACCCG GAGGTGGGCTACTGCAGGGACCTGAGCCACATCGCGGCCTTGTTCCTCCTTTATCTGCCTGAGGAGGATGCATTCTGGGCACTGGTGCAGCTGCTGGCCAGGGAGAGGCACTCCCTGCAGG GATTCCACAGCCCAAATGGCGGGACAGTCCAGGGCCTCCAAGACCATCAGGAGCATGTGGTCCCCACGTCACAACACAAGACCATGTGGCATCTG GACAAGGAAGGTCTTTGCGCGCAGGATTCCTCCTTAGGCTGGCTTCTCCAGACGTTGAATGACGGG ATCTCTCTTGGGCTCATCCTGCGCCTGTGGGACGTGTATTTGCTGGAAGGAGAACAGGTGTTGATGCCGATGACAAGCATTGCCTTTAAAGTTCAGAGGA AGCGCCTCATGAAGACATCCAGGTCTGGCCTGTGGGCACGGTTTCGGAACCTGTTCTTCCACACCTGGGAGTTGGATGATGACTCTGTGCTCAAGCATCTTAGGGCCTCTACGAAGAAACTAACAAGGAAGCAAGGGGACCTGCCACCCCCAG ccAAACCCGAGCAAGGGTCCTCGGCACCGAGGCCTGTGCTGACTTCAAGTGGCAGAATGACCCTCTGCAAGGGGGACAGGCaggcccctccaggcccaccaGCCCGGTTCCAGCGGCCCATTTGGTTAGTTTCCCCACCATGGGCACCTCGTTCTTCCACATCTTGTCCTGGTGGGGCTGTCCGGGAAGACACCTACCCTGTGGGCACTCAGGATGTGCCCAGCCCGGTCCCGGCTCAGGGAAGACCTCAGGGTTCCTGGAGATTCCTGGAGTGGAACTCGATGCCCCGGCTCCCGACGGACCTGGATGTAGGGGGCCCTTGGTTCCCCCATTATGATTTCGAACAGAGCTGCTGGGTCC GCACCGTACCCCAGGAAGACCAGCTGGCCACCTGCTGGCAGGCGGAACACCCTGCAGAGGGGGTGAGATTGGCTTTCACCGCACTGAGCCACAGTGTGGACATGGACTTCCAGCCCTGCACTGCACCCAGCACTGATTCCAACCAGGACAGCTCCTTAACAGCTAGGGACGAGCAGCAGCGcgctcccacctcagggccttgccTCTGTCACCTCTACTTGGAAAATTCTCATTTCCCTCCAGGGTTCTAG
- the LOC135967867 gene encoding TBC1 domain family member 3B-like isoform X1: MVIVEDADSLRAQERENIIMNYEKGHRAGLPEDMGPEPVGIYNNIDRFGIVQSCPSWESAPQEGPCPPFPVSFPGLRAELDRDRACPFWGLGPSLGKFQALCRFSVLPGLSYSETELPPATAREAKQMRREITRKSKWMEMLGQWETYKNSKKVIDQVYKGIPMNIRGQVWSVLLNIQEVKSKNPRTYKVMKEKGKRSSEHIHQIDVDLSRILRTHIFFRDRYGTKQRELFYILLAYSEYNPEVGYCRDLSHIAALFLLYLPEEDAFWALVQLLARERHSLQGFHSPNGGTVQGLQDHQEHVVPTSQHKTMWHLDKEGLCAQDSSLGWLLQTLNDGISLGLILRLWDVYLLEGEQVLMPMTSIAFKVQRKRLMKTSRSGLWARFRNLFFHTWELDDDSVLKHLRASTKKLTRKQGDLPPPAKPEQGSSAPRPVLTSSGRMTLCKGDRQAPPGPPARFQRPIWLVSPPWAPRSSTSCPGGAVREDTYPVGTQDVPSPVPAQGRPQGSWRFLEWNSMPRLPTDLDVGGPWFPHYDFEQSCWVRTVPQEDQLATCWQAEHPAEGVRLAFTALSHSVDMDFQPCTAPSTDSNQDSSLTARDEQQRAPTSGPCLCHLYLENSHFPPGF; this comes from the exons ATGGTAATCGTAGAGGATGCAGATAGTTTGCGGGCACAGGAGCGAGAGAATATCATCATGAACTATGAGAAG GGACACCGAGCCGGGCTGCCAGAGGACATGGGGCCTGAGCCTGTTGGAATCTACAACAACATTGATCGCTTTGGGATTGTGCA GTCCTGCCCCTCCTGGGAGTCAGCCCCACAGGAAGGCCCTTgtcctcccttccctgtgtctTTTCCTGGACTGCGCGCTGAGCTGGATAGGGACAGAGCCTGTCCTTTCTGGGGGTTGGGTCCCAGTCTCGGGAAGTTCCAGGCCCTGTGCAGGTTCTCAGTTCTGCCTGGGTTGTCTTACAGTGAGACagagctgcctcctgccactgcTCGGGAGGCGAAG CAAATGCGGCGGGAGATAACACGAAAGAGCAAGTGGATGGAAATGCTGGGACAGTGGGAGACATACAAGAACAGTAAAAAGGTaat AGATCAAGTATATAAGGGCATTCCCATGAACATCCGGGGCCAAGTGTGGTCAGTCCTGCTGAACATACAGGAAGTCAAGTCGAAAAACCCCAGAACATACAAG GTCATGAAGGAGAAGGGCAAGAGGTCATCTGAACACATCCACCAGATCGATGTGGACTTGAGCAGGATATTAAGGACTCACATCTTCTTCAGGGATCGATACGGAACCAA GCAGCGGGAACTATTCTACATCCTCCTGGCATATTCGGAGTATAACCCG GAGGTGGGCTACTGCAGGGACCTGAGCCACATCGCGGCCTTGTTCCTCCTTTATCTGCCTGAGGAGGATGCATTCTGGGCACTGGTGCAGCTGCTGGCCAGGGAGAGGCACTCCCTGCAGG GATTCCACAGCCCAAATGGCGGGACAGTCCAGGGCCTCCAAGACCATCAGGAGCATGTGGTCCCCACGTCACAACACAAGACCATGTGGCATCTG GACAAGGAAGGTCTTTGCGCGCAGGATTCCTCCTTAGGCTGGCTTCTCCAGACGTTGAATGACGGG ATCTCTCTTGGGCTCATCCTGCGCCTGTGGGACGTGTATTTGCTGGAAGGAGAACAGGTGTTGATGCCGATGACAAGCATTGCCTTTAAAGTTCAGAGGA AGCGCCTCATGAAGACATCCAGGTCTGGCCTGTGGGCACGGTTTCGGAACCTGTTCTTCCACACCTGGGAGTTGGATGATGACTCTGTGCTCAAGCATCTTAGGGCCTCTACGAAGAAACTAACAAGGAAGCAAGGGGACCTGCCACCCCCAG ccAAACCCGAGCAAGGGTCCTCGGCACCGAGGCCTGTGCTGACTTCAAGTGGCAGAATGACCCTCTGCAAGGGGGACAGGCaggcccctccaggcccaccaGCCCGGTTCCAGCGGCCCATTTGGTTAGTTTCCCCACCATGGGCACCTCGTTCTTCCACATCTTGTCCTGGTGGGGCTGTCCGGGAAGACACCTACCCTGTGGGCACTCAGGATGTGCCCAGCCCGGTCCCGGCTCAGGGAAGACCTCAGGGTTCCTGGAGATTCCTGGAGTGGAACTCGATGCCCCGGCTCCCGACGGACCTGGATGTAGGGGGCCCTTGGTTCCCCCATTATGATTTCGAACAGAGCTGCTGGGTCC GCACCGTACCCCAGGAAGACCAGCTGGCCACCTGCTGGCAGGCGGAACACCCTGCAGAGGGGGTGAGATTGGCTTTCACCGCACTGAGCCACAGTGTGGACATGGACTTCCAGCCCTGCACTGCACCCAGCACTGATTCCAACCAGGACAGCTCCTTAACAGCTAGGGACGAGCAGCAGCGcgctcccacctcagggccttgccTCTGTCACCTCTACTTGGAAAATTCTCATTTCCCTCCAGGGTTCTAG
- the LOC135967867 gene encoding TBC1 domain family member 3B-like isoform X3: protein MVIVEDADSLRAQERENIIMNYEKGHRAGLPEDMGPEPVGIYNNIDRFGIVHETELPPATAREAKQMRREITRKSKWMEMLGQWETYKNSKKVIDQVYKGIPMNIRGQVWSVLLNIQEVKSKNPRTYKVMKEKGKRSSEHIHQIDVDLSRILRTHIFFRDRYGTKQRELFYILLAYSEYNPEVGYCRDLSHIAALFLLYLPEEDAFWALVQLLARERHSLQGFHSPNGGTVQGLQDHQEHVVPTSQHKTMWHLISLGLILRLWDVYLLEGEQVLMPMTSIAFKVQRKRLMKTSRSGLWARFRNLFFHTWELDDDSVLKHLRASTKKLTRKQGDLPPPAKPEQGSSAPRPVLTSSGRMTLCKGDRQAPPGPPARFQRPIWLVSPPWAPRSSTSCPGGAVREDTYPVGTQDVPSPVPAQGRPQGSWRFLEWNSMPRLPTDLDVGGPWFPHYDFEQSCWVRTVPQEDQLATCWQAEHPAEGVRLAFTALSHSVDMDFQPCTAPSTDSNQDSSLTARDEQQRAPTSGPCLCHLYLENSHFPPGF, encoded by the exons ATGGTAATCGTAGAGGATGCAGATAGTTTGCGGGCACAGGAGCGAGAGAATATCATCATGAACTATGAGAAG GGACACCGAGCCGGGCTGCCAGAGGACATGGGGCCTGAGCCTGTTGGAATCTACAACAACATTGATCGCTTTGGGATTGTGCA TGAGACagagctgcctcctgccactgcTCGGGAGGCGAAG CAAATGCGGCGGGAGATAACACGAAAGAGCAAGTGGATGGAAATGCTGGGACAGTGGGAGACATACAAGAACAGTAAAAAGGTaat AGATCAAGTATATAAGGGCATTCCCATGAACATCCGGGGCCAAGTGTGGTCAGTCCTGCTGAACATACAGGAAGTCAAGTCGAAAAACCCCAGAACATACAAG GTCATGAAGGAGAAGGGCAAGAGGTCATCTGAACACATCCACCAGATCGATGTGGACTTGAGCAGGATATTAAGGACTCACATCTTCTTCAGGGATCGATACGGAACCAA GCAGCGGGAACTATTCTACATCCTCCTGGCATATTCGGAGTATAACCCG GAGGTGGGCTACTGCAGGGACCTGAGCCACATCGCGGCCTTGTTCCTCCTTTATCTGCCTGAGGAGGATGCATTCTGGGCACTGGTGCAGCTGCTGGCCAGGGAGAGGCACTCCCTGCAGG GATTCCACAGCCCAAATGGCGGGACAGTCCAGGGCCTCCAAGACCATCAGGAGCATGTGGTCCCCACGTCACAACACAAGACCATGTGGCATCTG ATCTCTCTTGGGCTCATCCTGCGCCTGTGGGACGTGTATTTGCTGGAAGGAGAACAGGTGTTGATGCCGATGACAAGCATTGCCTTTAAAGTTCAGAGGA AGCGCCTCATGAAGACATCCAGGTCTGGCCTGTGGGCACGGTTTCGGAACCTGTTCTTCCACACCTGGGAGTTGGATGATGACTCTGTGCTCAAGCATCTTAGGGCCTCTACGAAGAAACTAACAAGGAAGCAAGGGGACCTGCCACCCCCAG ccAAACCCGAGCAAGGGTCCTCGGCACCGAGGCCTGTGCTGACTTCAAGTGGCAGAATGACCCTCTGCAAGGGGGACAGGCaggcccctccaggcccaccaGCCCGGTTCCAGCGGCCCATTTGGTTAGTTTCCCCACCATGGGCACCTCGTTCTTCCACATCTTGTCCTGGTGGGGCTGTCCGGGAAGACACCTACCCTGTGGGCACTCAGGATGTGCCCAGCCCGGTCCCGGCTCAGGGAAGACCTCAGGGTTCCTGGAGATTCCTGGAGTGGAACTCGATGCCCCGGCTCCCGACGGACCTGGATGTAGGGGGCCCTTGGTTCCCCCATTATGATTTCGAACAGAGCTGCTGGGTCC GCACCGTACCCCAGGAAGACCAGCTGGCCACCTGCTGGCAGGCGGAACACCCTGCAGAGGGGGTGAGATTGGCTTTCACCGCACTGAGCCACAGTGTGGACATGGACTTCCAGCCCTGCACTGCACCCAGCACTGATTCCAACCAGGACAGCTCCTTAACAGCTAGGGACGAGCAGCAGCGcgctcccacctcagggccttgccTCTGTCACCTCTACTTGGAAAATTCTCATTTCCCTCCAGGGTTCTAG